From the Juglans microcarpa x Juglans regia isolate MS1-56 chromosome 3D, Jm3101_v1.0, whole genome shotgun sequence genome, the window GAGATTCCGCAAGGCTGCTACCACCAATCACAAAGTATATGATTCTTATTAGATCCATTAGAGGTGTCTCTGTCAGACTTAAAACTTGAAAGAGATCAAGTACTTACAGATGCCACCAGTGTAGTGTTCATCCCTGAATGGATTGCGCTCTGATAACCATCTTTAATACTgtcaattatatatacatattcgTCCCTCTTATGAATTTTTTCAATAGCTTATCATGTtcagcattaaaaaaaaaaaaaaaaaaataccacaacTGGTGAGCTAGCTAGGAgactatatatactaattactattatatataaatgatctTCTAAATAAGCTTCACCATTTTCCCGGTATTGTTGAAAAGGGTCAAGTCTATCTTGGTGCCTAAAACCCTCTATTTTTAGACTTTGAGGGAGATTCCACTACTATGTGCAAACTGTAAAGGTTCCAAGTCTATACGAGGAGGGTCCCACAAAGAAAGTATAAGGGAGATGTGGGGGTCCCCATGCTGTCGGTTGGCCACCCCGTTGGGTAGCACAGAACAGGACCATTACGGCAAATGTGGCTCACAGCCTTTCCCTCACGCCTAGTGGCCATTGATGTGTGCCCCACGAGTCCCTCTACACCTGTACTCAACGCCACTCATTTTACAACTTAGCCCCCCTGTTCCGGGCTATATATCAGCATTGCCAATTGCCTAGATTTTAGTTGAGACATTGATCGAGCCAAGACAGGCTCAGGTCTTTGTATTTGGTGGACATTGATCGAGCCAACACAGAGTTGTTGGGTCTTACTCTACTAGATTTTGCTTGAATTTGGTGGAACATTTTAGCTTCACAGACAGCCCAGCTTAGACTTGTACTCCTGAATGCTAATTTTCTCATCgatcctttctttcttttcaattctCCAAACATTTCCAAGTCCTTTACAGCTTCCCTTTCCTACGTATCTAGCTGATGAGTTGCATGTTTTCTTAGAGTTTTGACTTCTAATCCACCAAATTTGACTTTACTCCCCCCCTTCTGTTTGTCACTTAAACTGGTAAAAAGCACGTatccaataaaaataatcaaaatattgatgattttacagtattaaactattaattatttctgcttcacttattttatttaattcagcTAATTTCAAAGTGAAAgaactacttttttaaaaaatcaaacaattaaAAAGTCAAGCTAGCTACTATGATCATAATTCATCAGATTAATATGACCTGTCAAATGCCAATGCCTGCCATCCCTTCCCCCACTCTAAATGTTATTTGGACTTTTTGTGTGTTGTACATGCTAGTTGTAAATCAATAAGTGGACCATCCGGAcaaggctagctagctagctagctcttagAAGGGGTAATAATtcgatataaataataatattggggTACTTCGATCcctattatatatagtttctatatatatatatatatatatattgattcaaGATTTTGCTAATTCTGATCATGATCAGCAGATGCATGCAGTCCATGGACATGATGATCAGAAgcctctcttctttttctttctataattaatatttcttcTCTTCCATCAAGTTTTGATGTTATAATCTCGTTGTAAGAGaaccttaaaaataaataaatttccttTCACTTGGACAATACTTTCATATTGTAGCAAAACAGGGCCGGGTACTGCAAGCAAGGGCGTCGCAAGACAAAACCATATGCTGTAAAAGCGCCCCCTGCATGCACTTTATCTTGTGTTTTATCAAGCAGAAATTGAGCTGATCAGCATCTTGATTTTGCTCacaaataattacaatatggcccttttttttaaaaaaaaaaaaagaaatatagaatACATATCTATTTATGGTATTTGAATAAACAACACTAAAACTACTTTGGTATGGATGCAATATTAATCCTTTAGCGGCGGATCATTCTCATCATAATTCGCTCATGACTTGCATGTTTATTTATTGATGGATTGGGGTCCCCTTCCTCgcgtcaacctcattttattttgcaaTATTTCTACATTCATCAAAGTCTGATCAGATGATCAAGAACAAACAATACATTAATgaactaaaaaagaaagctgcaagaagaaaagaaaaaatctcatgGCCGAtatataagatcatatatatatatatatatatatatattaatatagataATGATCAGACGCACACAAAGTTGAATAGAATTGCATGCATGACCTGCGCCCTTTATAATCTGATCATCAGAATTAGTTGAAGATTACCTTCAAGTACTACTGCTAGATTAACAcatttttttagcatttcatttcattaatatatGATACTTTTCgactatgcatgcatgatgcagtAACACATGACTAACCCTAATAACTTCATCATCCTaacatcttttttttcatgtcaCACCAATAATATACAAATGTTTCAAGGTCATGGACCACATGCCATAAATgccgaaaaagaaaaactacaaGGTATTTTCGCTATTATAGCAAACAATGAAGGTAATCTTATAAAGTTTCATATATGCcacacataaatataaatataaatatatggctatatataatttattatattgtgtggAGGCTGTAGATCATGAGCATTTTGGAAAGTCATCTTTGATAGCGATGCATATATATATCCTATTCCTTCTTTTAGCATTGCTTTACTTTtctgcattcttttttttttttttttctttttataatggaaataagatattaatttttttttattttatagatttacAGTAATATACccttttttgaaataattaaggaaatgcAGAGGGGTACGATGTTGCGTATAAAATAGGGTTTGACTAAAGTAATTCCGGGTTTGcactgtgaaaaaaaaaaaagaatgctgTGGCAATGATGAGAGGGCGGGGCACCGGTGGGCGCAGGATAAGCACGTGGGCATTGCCTTTAGAAATGCACGCTGGCATGTCCATCCTAAACTTAAAGTGCCTCTAAAACCATATTAATCTTCTTGAAGTCACGATTAaaacaaggaaaacaaaaaatgaaagaagaagaaattacaTCGTTAGTCGCATTTTCCAGTTCGAATTTTTGATTGGCAGTTTCTTTTTCTGGGGAGCATCGAAAATCGCAAACCCCTCTCAGGTTTTAGTTTTAATACATCCTATTTTCTTAATTTGGCTAATGTTTGTCATAACTTGACAcgtatatatatttgttctaGAGCTTCTatatcttccttttctttttttttccccggtGTTTTTGTTTGATTGGCTCGGTGGGAGTGTGGTTTGGATGAATTTTGATGGGATTACAGTGactgtattttttgtttggatgtccAAATCACATGGGGTAAGGAATTTGACTGAAAGGACAAAGACATTGGAGTGTTTGATCTTCTGAATTTCTGTCACtttatgattctatatataaaacTCGGATAGCTTATACCCACAGCAAAAGCTCTTTGGTAATCCTTCATTCTTGGATATCCTCTCTCCTCCATGGAGATTTTTatcttctcctttctttttaacCTTCCTGTATATGTTCAagagttatttattttgtgggGTTGAGACTGGCCGACTATATTTATAGTTGGGTTACTAAGTCGGGGAAATTTAATACAGGAAATGGGTGGCCTTGATTGTGTTCTTGCCTCAGAACTTTTTCTTGCTGTTGGATGAGAAAGTTCTTGTGAGCAAACTGCACTTTCAGAGAAGCTCTTTTTTGTGTCAAGGAGCATCTGATGAACACTCAACTACAGAGATAACCAAAAGGGATTAGTCATGAAGTTTATGAAACTCGGATCTCGACCGGATACTTTCTATACTACTGAGGCTGTAAGGTAAGAGTATACCTGCTTGAACAAGTATGGTTACATTTAATCTGAAGGAAGATACCatggatggttttttttttcttaattcagGTCAGTTTCCTCTGAAGTCTCTAGTGATCTCATAATTCAGGTGAAGGGAAGCAGATACTTGCTTCACAAGGTAAATTTTAGAAACctttcaaaacttcaaattgaGGGTAGTTTAGTTTGATATATAATGCTAATGAATTGAAAGATGATCTTTGTGTTCTCTGGAGTGATTCATTTATGTTTATGGCAAACAGTTTCCACTTTTGTCCAAGTGTTTGCGCCTACAGAGGATGTGCTCTGAATCTCCTGAATCCTCGCAACACCAAATAGTCCAACTTCCTGATTTCCCTGGTGGAGTTGAAGCTTTTGAGCTATGTGCAAAGTTCTGCTATGGTATTACAATCACCCTCAGTGCCTACAACATTGTATCTGCTCGATGTGCAGCTGAGTACTTGCAGATGACAGAGGATGTTGAGAGGGGGAACCTGATATACAAGCTGGAAGTTTTCTTCAATTCCTGCATTCTTCATGGGTGGAAGGATTCCATTGTGACCTTGCAAAGCACCAAAGCCTTTCCTTTGTGGTCAGAAGACCTTGCAATAACAAGCAGATGCATTGAAGCAATTGCTTTAAAAGTCTTAATTCACCCCTCAAAGGTGAATTTGTCACATAGTTATTCCCGCCGGGGAAGGGACGATATATCATGCAATGGTGCAGAGAGTCAGAGACATAAACCAGAAAGCAAGGGTTGGTGGGCAGAAGATATAGCAGAATTGGGAATAGACCTTTATTGGAGAACCATCATAGCTATTAAATCTGGTGGAAAGGTACCCTCTAATCTTCTTGGAGATGCTTTGAAAATCTATGCTTCTAGATGGCTGCCCAACATATCAAGAGATGGAACCATCAATAAGCAAGCAGCATCAGACTCGGAAGCAGACTCGAGCAGTGAGGTAATTTCAAAGCATAGGCTGATCTTGGAATCCCTAGTAAGTTTACTTCCAGCAGAGAAGGGAGCTGTTTCTTCCTGTTTCCTTCTTAAACTATTGAAGGCAGCCAACATCCTtaatgcttcttcttcttcaaagatGGAATTGGCCAGAAGAGTGGGACTTCAGTTGGAGGAAGCAAGAGTCAGTGATCTGTTAATACCCtctttatcatattcaaatGATACACTATATGATGTAGACATAGTCATGACCATATTAGAGCAGTTCAAGTTACAAGGACAGAGCCCCCCAACTAGTCCTCCAAGATCAAAGCTGGGATTTGAAAGAAGAAGGTCTCGATCAgcagaaaatattgatttcgaGTTTCAGGAGAGTAGGAGGTCGTCTTCAGCATCTCATAGCTCAAAATTGAAGGTTGCAAAGCTTGTGGATGGGTATCTTCAAGAGATTGCCCGGGATGTGAATTTGCCTTTGTCAAAGTTTATTGCAATAGCTGAAGCCATACCTCATTTCGCGAGGCTGGATCATGATGATCTCTACAGAGCTATTGACATTTATCTCAAGGTAAATTAACAGAGCGGCAACTTGGGGTTCTCAGACTTGCCATTATTCACactaaagataataaatatttctcGACACATATCACTGTCACGCATTGTAGAATGTGGATCCCCGTCTCCAGTAGATAACCAACTCTCTTGACCTTAAAATCGTGTCACGTCCACAATTTATTAGTAGCCAGGATTAGGCTGACCCACAAGAAATTTGGCATGTTTGGATATCTGTTTTGGGCAGTACAGCCAAAATTTCTGTATCTGTGAGTTTTGCGGTTGATGTGATTCAGCTCTCATTTGTTGACCTCCAAAAGATTTCCCAACAACTTACTTAGATATTTAATTGGGGTTTACAATTTCACATCTTCCATGTTTTCCAAGATATAGGAGAAGTTTGAAAATCCTCTTTGGGATCATAGTATTAGGCTTACCGTCCTACAACTAGAGAGGAATCTTCTCAAAAAACCTTGTGCCCATATTATACCACTGTCATTTTTTCTCTGATATGACAGAAGCCTAGATATTATACCTCTgtcaaatttttctttgatttagAATTCTAGAAACAATTAGTGCATGATATGATACAGATATGTCATCTGCTGACCTGTAGATGGTTAACCTATGCAGAAATTAGCAGGGTTTTAACTTTTGTCTTCCATATTTTTAGGATGATTAAAGTCCTAGACCTTTATATGTCTCTCTCGTTTTTCTTTGAACTAAACTAATGGAAGGAATTAGTATATATACAATTGATTTTCTATGGTGATTGAGATGCTTATTGCCTGACAAATCCAGGCTCACACGGAACTCAACAAGAGCGAGAGGAAAAGGTTGTGCAGAATCCTAGACTGCAAAAAACTATCAATGGAAGCGTGCATGCACGCCGCACAAAATGAGCTACTCCCTTTGAGAGTGGTGGTGCAGGTTCTTTTCTATGAGCAAGCGCGTGCTACAAAGGCGGGTGGCAAAGTGACCGACCTGCCTAGCAACCTCAAAGCACTCTTAGCCACTCAAGGGATTGACCCCTCAAGGCCTCCACCACCATTAAGTACCACTACCACCAATGCAGCTGAGGACCAATGGAGTGTCTCTGGCCTTAAATCACCAAAATCAAGTATGTCAACTTTGAGAATGAAGCTGGCCGAGGATGATGACTTggatggaaatgatatgaacccagATGGAATTAGCAGAAATTCTAGGCTTAAGGCTCTCTGTGCTCTTCCAACAAGACCCAAAAGGATGTTCAGTAAGTTGTGGTCCATCAACAGAAGTGCCAATGAAAAGAACTGAGTGGTTTTTGTTCATTTTGCAGTTGGGGATGGTAATTTAAAAGAGTTAGCCATATACTcgcttttttctttgttcttgcaAAATGCATTGTAACTTTTAGGGAAAAGAAGTCGAGAATCTTAATGTGCAATGTAATCTATTggaataagaaacaaaaaagttcaAGACGTAGAGTGAGATATCACTTTGGTGAATCCTCCTTTTTGTTCAAACCGGAATACGACTCTTCGGTGCAATTGACTAATTGTGGGACCTCCATCTTCGTATTTGTCTATAAATCTGCAACAcctgtctttttcttttgtttcagcTCATTGGATCCTCACCTTTCTCAGTtgatttatatgtatttttctttttctttttggtatttCTTGTCTGACACAATACGGTACTGTAATAttgttgttttcctttttcagcCTTTGATTTTCACGAAATGTTCAGCTGAAATCAAACTCCGTTTGAAGTACGCACAAATGTGTATGGCGTCTGAGAAAAAGCCGATTCATTGCAGGATTTTTGTTGGttatatacatattacaataagagaaaacaaaatcagCTCCAAACGGTTTATTTACGCACTCcacgattatatatagtattactcattttACCATTCGTGCAGaactaattaatttcctttccTAAGAAAACATCCTCTTTTAAAagctttctattttctcaaaattcttgGTTATCAAAAGTATCCTGTTTATTATGACAGGATAAAACATattcctctaaaaaaaaaaaaaagataaaacataTTCGAGATATAATTACTCCCATAATCAAGACTGAAGACACATGAATTTGCCCCTAAAATACGACATCTAAAACAAACCTGAAACGGAAAACCCAGAAAAACTAGAATGCTCCATGCAAGGCAATTTCTTATCAGGATTGCTAGTCAGGTCGAAAAATCTGCTGCAATGATTACAACTTTGAAACAGAAAATATGGGTCTATATTCCTTCTGTCTTCGTCTTTCTTTCATATTACACTCTCAGGACTCTTATTGACTGAATCATTGCCATTTAGTGATCATGGGGGTGACAGTCATTATTTTCTAGATCGAGTCAAATTGTGAAATTCCGGGTCTTTTTCTTGTCAACAAATAATTGATGGCAATATATACCAACTTTTAACACTGATGTcaatcctagctagctagttgtgTGCATGCTGGAGAAACAGACACGGTTTGGCATAATAGAAAGAAAGATAGAGAGGGGCAGGCAGaatcttttcttttaacttaggttatatatatatacatatatataagactTCTGTTGATCATGGTTTATGTGGTGGTCGTTGTCGTTGCTTGTCATCATTGCACATAGTTTTCCTCGACAAAAGTCCAAAGCTTTTGATACACATGAAGTTGCCTGGATTTTCTCTGCTTGTTGGCCTCATTGTTGGAGGGTAGCTGCACCATCTGGAGGTTGATACATGAGAGAATTTTAATCATTCCTTTTGTCTTCAtaaatttttcaacttctcttAACATGTTTCTAGCTTACTCTTGCCGCGCTAGTCATATTTGAAACTTGTCTATGCACGCACAACAATCTGCTGCATATGACACGCGATTCAAACCTACGTTGCagacataataataaaaaagaaaggaaagaaaggggTAGATGACACTTTAtcaatgatttttgtttttctccgATGGCCTTTGTGCTAGTTCATGTTCTGAGGAAATTCTTGGGTCTCTCCACCCGTCtgtaatttttagttttaatattaatattatgtcATCTTCCCAAAACAACTAGAGAAtcttaataaaacaaaactgaaAGATTAGGGGAAGATTCAGATTTTCATGTGCAAGTCGGAGACAAGTACCACACAGTATGAGGAGTTTTCCATGATTCTATCCAAATTAACAAGTATAGTTCTTATGAATTGGGTAAAACtagcacacaaaaaaaaaaaaaaaaaaggaaaaaagaaaaattctgaacaagtctgaaaaagaaaaaagtaaaaaagaatagCAAAATCATGGACAGGATGCAAGTGATTTCGATGCGAATCTACGTGATCCATTGTTGAATTTTCTACACgtgtttttatttcatctacAATTGCGTGATGAGAAACTAGACGTTGCATATCTGTGGATGTCATGCGgtcataattaatattttattaaatgaaaaatactatataattaagttaacaATTTAATTTGATCTATGACAGAGTAAATGAAAGCTTTAGAAGAGTGTCAATTTCTAAAACTAACTTTATGAATCCATTTGTTACAAAACGAATAAAGGCATGAGTCGAGAAAACTAAAAAGAGACGCCTATTGTAGAGCATCAGCCAAggcatatctatatatatatataatatatatagtcataaCTATTCCAGAGTCAGCTCTTGGTTTTACCAAGATAATGGGCTCCAAGCTAAGATCCATTGTCCTTATTCTGTGAGTTTTAGTTGAGATCTCCATCCCCCTCTTCTCCTATCCTCGCACAGTAGCACTTATCCATTGTTGGGCTTCCAAAATGTTCGTATGTTTGGAAACAACGCAGCCGTATAAGCTGCAATGACTTTTGCAGGTTAACGCCTCTCAGCCCAATAGAGAAGCCTTTTGACATGAATTGGGATTGACCCATCTCGTTTCCTCTGTATTTTCGAACAAACTGGCTCTTAATGTGCCAGCACCGTCACTTGGTCAAGGCTTAATTAGCCTCAAAACTTTGTGAACTTgaacaatttttataatttgataagcCGCCGTTACATTAATTCATTTGTCAAAAGGCCGTTTAGGTCTTCGTCCAAATAGGATAGAATggaatatacatatatatacatatatatacatatatatgtatacatatatagcaACTAAGAGCCTTATGCAAATGATGGGTTGAAACAACACAACACGATAGCATATATCCCTTTGTCTATTTCGTCGGAAACTGCCTCAAATTtctatcataaaaattatggtTAGACCCTTTATACGGCGGTATTTGTGTTATATATTTGGTGGAATTTAGGTCCAAGCTGGCGATCCTCCTATTCGAGGAGGAAGGACCTGTCACCTCTTCAAAGAGCCACAGGTAATAGTATTTTGAGGCCGAGACATTCCTGTAAGTCTGTGGTGCATACTTTCAATTAGGGTCTTCAATCCTAATCGATCTGGATCGGAGCTGCTTCTCTCAGATTTCAATTATCTTGAGCACAAGACTGCTTTAcattaaaatcccaacactCTGTACCATTAAGGCTTAAGAAGCAGCAGATACATTGCATTTGAAAATACTGggcaaaaagagagagagagacaaacaGCAGGGggattcaaaattataaaagcaACAACCAAGAAGATAGTGGATAGCTCGAGCTGTACAAGCAATAAAAAGGAGCTGCAGCACCAGCAACTTGCACTTATAGCTATAAGAATCAATACCGGGCCTTGACTGTGTTCTATTTGTCAGCAGCATCAGCAGTGGGAGTTTTACCCTTTGAGGTTGAATCTCGAAGGGATGTAGAGTCCATGCTTCTGGTTCGCTGAAGGCTTGGGGAGCGGTGAAGCCTGCAACGGAAGGAACCTGCATGCGTGGTGGGAGAGCATAGACAGTTGCCCCTCCCAGTACTAGGCTGTCTTGTCAGCCGGCCAGAAATGCCTGGCATATGTTCACCATGCGTTGGAATCTCCACCTTCATCTCCTTGTTGGCCATCTCGATTGAGGTTTCTTTGGTCTCTTCTGCAATTTCTCAATGTTCAGCAACAATTATCAATAGGTCTAAGAAAACAGATCAGAATACAGGTGAGATCATGGAGAACGGAAGAGATTTTGGTACCTTTGGAAAGCTCTTCAATGGCCTGTTTTCAGCAAAGAATTAAACTAAACTAGCCCACCACCTTGGATGTGGATAAGATAAAGAAACAGATGGAATTTGGTTAATTAAGGCTAAAAGATAGAAAAAGGTGATGGGGGCGTGAACTCCAACTCAAGATTTAAGATGATTATAGATAGATAAGCACTATCTTTATGTCCTCTTTTCACGGGTGGGATAATCGGATTCCATTAACCTCCAACTTCATTTGTCAACTTTTGTTAATGCTTCAACCACTCCAAAACAGTACCCATCATCAATCAGATTCAGACCAGACCCATAATTAGTTTTCTTGTTATCCATCTCACTTTTTTGTGCACTGTTACGTTGAATTATGGGAGATGTTATCCCtgaaaatccttttttttaggTCCCACCATCACGGGAGACATCCTCCTGCTTGCCAGTTAGTTCATTACCTGTGGGTCACAGATATCACTTGAATGTTGAATGCagagtaaaatgatttgaaaaatactattatgTCCACTCCTCTTGACACTTTCATTTGTCTATAggtcaaaaaaattttttttttatttagtaattaaagaagtgattttaaatgtattggtatatttttttattttttaaatgtatttaaatatgttaaaaaatgaaaaaaaaaaaaacttttttatggtgtatttttttattttttaaatatatttaaatatgttaaaaaaatatgaaaaaaaaaaaatttttttacgctgggcataccgcccagcggtcaagatggggcggcatagtagccgcaccctaaaaaaaaaaaaattgtattttcaaatcagtttGTAGACCACACAAAATAAAGTATTTATCaagcataatttaatttagaagataaattttgaactttacaaatcaaattttaccatttaattAATGTAAATAATGTACTCTATACACCGTCTTGAAAATAGAATACCTTATTTTATATTGAgcaatgctagatacaatttcCATTTGAGGACTGCAATGCAAGCCTagataatttatctttaaaattttttaaaattacaaaactattcctcctaaaatgatgatttttctcatttaataaatgcCTGCACATATAATCCCCAAGTAcagactgcaaatagaatttctcttttatattctattatacAAGGAGTTAAgaaaatgttaatataattAGGTCAGTActttattaaaagtaattttaattttaaataattactattcatttgaaaaaaatctaaatttatcatttatccaaataaaaaattctttctaGAAGAGATCCATGCTTCTCGCATCTGGTACCGTTGCAAAAATGAGTTAAAAGTAAGAAGAGTCAGAGTTAGAGTCGGAGTATGCTAAGTCAAAAGATGTAGGAGGTTAGGAGTTACCAGGAGgataattaatgtaatttgtaATGAGATTTGACAGCTATGTTTTTTTTAGAGCTTTTGATGTAAATTACTAAATATGACTTCTATagtcttttttgttatttcttttttttagaccttttaattttcaatttttgaaacctgtataatttttagttttcattatCTATGCTTgggaatattttttctttctttctttcttttagcaTGCAGATTTGATTCtttgttagtatgttacttatATGATGTGCATCATataattttcagttttcaatttaaccttgtttaaattgtttggatggatatagaaaatttttatttttttgtagtaaaatcttttattcaaatttattgtatatagacaattttccttttatgattatttttattttcctttcaagttcttttttgatatttttttacttaaaattagataaaatgttaGTGGTCTTTCATTGTTGGACCGAAAAACAGTGGATATAAGGATTGGGCCATTGGCCATTTGGTACAGGGTTGGACTGAACAGACGGACCGACCAAACCGGATCTGTCCTTATGCATGTTTGGTCCGGTCTAGGATGGGAAAATACTGGACCAAAGAGGTCTGATCCAGTCGGGTCCACAAAACCTCGTCCGGACCGAATTCACCCATAGTCATGTGGCACCCAATGAGCACACttttcataactcatctcaactgatctcatctaatcattaccacacaaaataaaataaacaatttaactttttcaaatcccaaaataaaaataatatttaaaaaatatattataacaatattttattcaacttttaactttaatctcaatttatcctatttcatctataaaaacaaatgaggtctAACTTTTTTGGGTTGGGCCAATTAAGGAACCAGTGGATCTCGGCTCAAGAAAgtagaaaactcaattttcaatCCAATTTTGGGTGGGTTATTTCCAAAGTTTTAAATACCATTGTGGTGACCGTGTTGGTTAAGGTACTGGAACAAAATAGTTTCGTACCAGTATCATTTTGGGTACTGTTtcggaatagtctatatatagataaattaattatatatgtataaattatatttcaaaataacatctatgcaagtcttaaaaagttaaaacatatatttataacactcaataatacttctaagttctcaatccaactattaaaaaaaataattactcatctTCATCACGAAAATGGGAGTAGAGATTTAATTTTCAGTCCTTGAGAAAAGGGGATTAAAAAAGTTAAGAGAATAGTGTTTACATGTGTGAA encodes:
- the LOC121256406 gene encoding BTB/POZ domain-containing protein At1g67900 yields the protein MKFMKLGSRPDTFYTTEAVRSVSSEVSSDLIIQVKGSRYLLHKFPLLSKCLRLQRMCSESPESSQHQIVQLPDFPGGVEAFELCAKFCYGITITLSAYNIVSARCAAEYLQMTEDVERGNLIYKLEVFFNSCILHGWKDSIVTLQSTKAFPLWSEDLAITSRCIEAIALKVLIHPSKVNLSHSYSRRGRDDISCNGAESQRHKPESKGWWAEDIAELGIDLYWRTIIAIKSGGKVPSNLLGDALKIYASRWLPNISRDGTINKQAASDSEADSSSEVISKHRLILESLVSLLPAEKGAVSSCFLLKLLKAANILNASSSSKMELARRVGLQLEEARVSDLLIPSLSYSNDTLYDVDIVMTILEQFKLQGQSPPTSPPRSKLGFERRRSRSAENIDFEFQESRRSSSASHSSKLKVAKLVDGYLQEIARDVNLPLSKFIAIAEAIPHFARLDHDDLYRAIDIYLKAHTELNKSERKRLCRILDCKKLSMEACMHAAQNELLPLRVVVQVLFYEQARATKAGGKVTDLPSNLKALLATQGIDPSRPPPPLSTTTTNAAEDQWSVSGLKSPKSSMSTLRMKLAEDDDLDGNDMNPDGISRNSRLKALCALPTRPKRMFSKLWSINRSANEKN